The following are encoded together in the Populus trichocarpa isolate Nisqually-1 chromosome 5, P.trichocarpa_v4.1, whole genome shotgun sequence genome:
- the LOC7466857 gene encoding E3 ubiquitin-protein ligase RGLG3, whose translation MGNGESTFDDHQYDFQQQSPSYSERSIDDNYQPRQHPAYIADNFNSIDDNYQPRQHPAYIADNFNSLDQVISSLREAGLESSNLILGIDFTKSNEWTGRHSFHRKSLHAIGSTLNPYEQAISIIGRTLSPFDEDNLIPCFGFGDASTHDKHVFSFYPDNRPCNGLEEALTRYREIVPHLKLSGPTSFAPIIDAAIDIVEKSGGQYHVLVVIADGQVTRGPDTPPGRFSPQEHATVNSIVAASKYPISIILVGVGDGPWDAMQQFDDNIPQRAFDNFQFVNFTKIMSDNTEASKKETAFALAALMEIPLQYRATQTLQRANYNSVGGPHTRLLPPPREVIDHDNAVKSIPHMTNFKPVQPTAPTASVEPVCPICLANPKDLAFGCGHMTCRDCGASISACPLCRQPITTRLRLFT comes from the exons ATGGGGAACGGGGAATCAACTTTTGATGATCATCAATATGATTTTCAGCAACAATCCCCTTCTTACTCGGAAAGATCGATTGACGATAACTATCAACCTAGGCAGCATCCGGCTTATATAGCTGATAATTTCAACTCGATAGACGATAACTATCAACCTAGGCAGCATCCGGCTTATATAGCTGATAATTTCAACTCGTTGGATCAG GTTATTTCTTCCCTGAGAGAAGCTGGTCTTGAATCATCCAATCTAATACTTGGTATTGATTTCACCAAGAGTAATGAGTGGACAG GTAGGCATTCATTTCACCGGAAAAGCCTCCATGCAATCGGTAGCACACTGAATCCCTATGAGCAAGCCATCTCTATCATTGGCCGTACTCTGTCTCCTTTTGATGAAGATAACTTGATACCTTGTTTTGGATTTGGCGATG CATCAACACATGATAAGCATGTATTCAGCTTTTATCCTGATAATCGACCTTGTAATGGTCTTGAGGAAGCTCTTACACGATACAGAGAGATTGTTCCACACTTGAAGTTGTCAG GTCCAACTTCATTTGCTCCAATCATTGATGCAGCGATTGACATTGTGGAGAAAAGTGGTGGACAGTATCATGTTCTCGTTGTTATTGCAGATGGACAG GTTACCCGGGGTCCTGATACTCCTCCAGGAAGGTTCAGTCCTCAAGAACATGCAACTGTAAACTCCATAGTTGCTGCTAG TAAGTATCCTATCTCAATTATATTGGTTGGAGTGGGGGATGGACCGTGGGATGCTATGCAGCAATTTGATGATAACATTCCTCAACGCGCGTTTGACAACTTTCAG TTTGTGAACTTCACAAAAATAATGTCAGACAACACCGAAGcatcaaagaaagaaacagcCTTTGCACTTGCTGCCCTCATGGAAATTCCACTTCAGTACAGAGCCACACAAACTCTTCAGCGTGCAAA CTACAATTCAGTTGGTGGTCCACACACAAGGCTACTTCCACCTCCTCGTGAAGTGATTGATCATGATAATGCAGTCAAATCAATCCCGCACATGACAAACTTCAAACCAGTTCAACCAACCGCTCCAACAGCTTCAGTGGAACCG GTCTGCCCCATTTGCTTGGCAAACCCGAAAGACCTGGCTTTCGGATGCGGTCATATG ACTTGCAGGGATTGTGGAGCAAGCATTTCAGCCTGCCCTCTATGTCGACAGCCCATAACAACACGTCTGAGATTGTTTACTTGA